One Bdellovibrio bacteriovorus str. Tiberius DNA segment encodes these proteins:
- a CDS encoding protein-glutamine glutaminase family protein has product MKAFFVSLMILSASATAVAGLSSIRHSGESFESARQRSTPVWELFGRNSYPDRMKKPMKELNIQEIPDVGSYADLEREFKYVRDTRFIADAQPFARRLTWMYPDDGCYARAELAATELVEHHFTTPKKIFVFGNLYAPTENAPGGSVSWWYHVAVTYRVGNEVYVFDPAINPEKPVTLAEWNKAVGGEKSQVQYTICSHKTFDPGSDCLNPRALSDQEALSEQKNFLSLEWNRLLDLDRDPEKELGNEPPWL; this is encoded by the coding sequence ATGAAGGCATTTTTCGTTTCGTTGATGATTCTGTCTGCTTCCGCCACGGCCGTGGCCGGTCTTTCTTCCATCCGACATTCTGGTGAATCTTTTGAGTCTGCTCGTCAGCGCAGCACGCCGGTGTGGGAACTTTTTGGTCGCAACAGCTATCCTGATCGCATGAAAAAACCCATGAAAGAACTGAACATTCAGGAAATTCCGGATGTGGGTTCTTATGCAGACCTCGAACGTGAATTCAAATACGTTCGCGACACCCGCTTCATCGCCGACGCTCAGCCTTTCGCCCGCCGCCTGACCTGGATGTATCCGGACGATGGTTGTTATGCCCGCGCAGAACTTGCCGCCACTGAGCTGGTGGAACATCACTTCACCACACCAAAGAAAATTTTTGTCTTCGGAAACCTGTACGCTCCGACTGAGAACGCCCCGGGCGGCTCTGTTTCCTGGTGGTATCACGTGGCCGTGACCTACCGGGTGGGGAACGAGGTTTACGTCTTTGACCCGGCGATCAATCCTGAAAAGCCGGTCACTTTGGCTGAATGGAACAAAGCGGTGGGTGGCGAAAAAAGCCAGGTGCAATACACCATCTGCTCACACAAGACATTTGATCCGGGTTCTGACTGCCTGAACCCCCGTGCCTTGTCTGACCAAGAGGCCCTTTCTGAACAAAAGAATTTCCTGAGCCTTGAATGGAACCGTCTGCTGGATCTGGATCGTGATCCGGAAAAAGAACTGGGTAACGAGCCGCCTTGGCTCTAG
- a CDS encoding 23S rRNA (pseudouridine(1915)-N(3))-methyltransferase RlmH, whose amino-acid sequence MKFILYNLATAKEAWADEVSELYKKKISFFIPFDIQSLKAKKSAREDADFKRNEESELILKNINSDDYVVLFDERGSVLDSIQFSKKVENILGSSKKRAIFIIGGAFGVNEEVRKRADLKVALSPMVMNHLMAQAMSLEQIYRAFTIIKKIPYHNI is encoded by the coding sequence ATGAAGTTCATATTGTACAACCTCGCGACGGCCAAGGAAGCCTGGGCAGACGAGGTCAGCGAGTTGTACAAGAAGAAGATTTCCTTCTTCATTCCCTTCGATATCCAGTCCTTAAAGGCGAAAAAGTCCGCGCGTGAAGACGCGGACTTCAAGCGCAACGAAGAATCCGAACTGATCCTTAAAAATATCAACAGTGATGACTATGTCGTGCTTTTTGACGAGCGCGGCTCGGTGCTGGATTCGATTCAATTTTCAAAAAAAGTGGAAAACATTCTGGGAAGCTCCAAGAAGCGCGCGATTTTCATTATTGGCGGTGCTTTTGGAGTCAATGAAGAGGTCCGCAAACGTGCGGACCTGAAGGTGGCTTTGTCGCCGATGGTGATGAATCATCTGATGGCCCAGGCGATGAGTTTAGAGCAAATCTACCGCGCCTTTACGATCATCAAAAAAATCCCGTATCACAATATCTAG
- the nadD gene encoding nicotinate (nicotinamide) nucleotide adenylyltransferase — MKIGIFGGSFNPPHMGHINAIQTVAKKAGLGKVHILPAAQNPLKTPVEGPTPEQRVELTRLAFAQYGETYFVDDQEIKRGGMSYTIDTVMNLRKSYDANDLYLVVGADKFEELAQWKDYQKILTEANLIVTTRPGYDMPESLEEMPGFLKPLVAEFDFNFIELNTGRNIQFITLRDVEVSSSEVRKWLRSGKPVEKYLPLSVESYIKEHKLYRNLGDRIGDYTKFAEFCANVLFAKKGINVRGFDLTSMSAPSEYTLIASGTSTRHAAAMAENIVMAVKEEYNVHPQSIEGVDEGRWVLVDYGSLIIHVFYDFVRQEYSLENLWRQGKDMGLKDPYVGKGEQ; from the coding sequence ATGAAAATAGGTATTTTCGGAGGCAGTTTCAACCCTCCACACATGGGTCACATCAACGCAATCCAAACCGTGGCGAAAAAAGCCGGTTTGGGCAAAGTTCACATCCTGCCTGCGGCTCAGAATCCTCTGAAAACTCCGGTGGAAGGTCCAACGCCTGAACAGCGTGTGGAACTGACTCGCCTGGCGTTTGCTCAGTACGGTGAAACTTACTTCGTGGATGATCAGGAGATCAAACGCGGTGGCATGAGCTACACGATTGATACCGTGATGAACCTGCGCAAATCCTACGACGCCAATGATCTGTACCTTGTCGTGGGTGCTGACAAGTTTGAAGAGCTGGCTCAGTGGAAGGACTATCAAAAGATCCTGACTGAGGCGAATCTGATTGTCACAACCCGCCCGGGTTACGACATGCCGGAATCCCTGGAAGAGATGCCAGGCTTCCTGAAGCCATTGGTTGCAGAATTTGATTTCAACTTTATTGAGCTGAACACCGGCCGTAACATCCAGTTCATCACTTTGCGTGATGTGGAAGTTTCCTCCAGTGAAGTTCGTAAATGGCTTCGTTCCGGCAAACCGGTTGAAAAATACCTGCCGTTGTCTGTTGAATCCTACATCAAAGAACACAAACTTTACCGCAATCTGGGCGACCGTATCGGGGACTACACCAAGTTCGCTGAATTCTGCGCGAATGTTTTGTTTGCGAAAAAAGGCATCAACGTTCGTGGTTTTGATCTGACTTCCATGTCGGCTCCAAGCGAATACACTTTGATCGCTTCCGGTACCTCCACCCGTCATGCGGCGGCGATGGCGGAAAACATCGTGATGGCGGTGAAAGAGGAATACAACGTTCACCCGCAAAGCATCGAGGGTGTGGATGAGGGCCGCTGGGTTCTTGTCGATTACGGTTCTTTGATCATCCACGTCTTCTACGACTTCGTTCGCCAGGAATACAGCCTGGAAAACCTGTGGAGACAAGGTAAAGACATGGGATTGAAAGATCCTTATGTTGGCAAGGGCGAGCAGTAA
- the obgE gene encoding GTPase ObgE, with translation MKFIDEVSISLASGRGGPGCVSFRRESMQARGGPDGGNGGKGGDVVIRTSRHINSLVDIRQNKRYAAQSGRMGEGRQKSGMDGEDLILIVPQGTVFRNMDGEIIIDMTGISEHTLLKGGRGGKGNEFFKNSVNQAPEHAQPGEDGQEIEVRLELKLIADVGIVGFPNAGKSTLISRISAARPKIADYPFTTLTPNLGVVKAGDYSSFVVADIPGLVKGAHAGVGLGIQFLKHIERTRLFIHLVDASGMSGRDPLEDFTDINNELKMYDENNQDKEGFFPLSTRPQLVVLNKIDTLSESQLTKLKKQFKEASGSEPFAISAVTGKNIKEFVQELARQILKEEEE, from the coding sequence ATGAAATTCATCGATGAAGTCAGTATCTCTTTAGCTTCGGGTCGTGGCGGCCCGGGTTGTGTAAGTTTTCGCCGCGAGTCCATGCAAGCCCGTGGCGGCCCGGATGGGGGCAACGGTGGTAAGGGCGGGGATGTCGTTATCCGCACATCTCGTCATATCAATTCTCTGGTAGATATTAGACAAAACAAAAGATACGCCGCTCAATCCGGAAGAATGGGTGAAGGTCGTCAGAAATCCGGTATGGATGGCGAAGACCTTATTCTTATTGTTCCTCAAGGCACTGTATTCCGTAATATGGATGGCGAAATCATCATCGATATGACGGGTATTTCCGAACACACTCTGCTTAAAGGCGGTCGTGGTGGCAAAGGAAATGAATTCTTCAAAAACAGTGTGAATCAGGCTCCTGAACACGCGCAACCTGGTGAAGACGGTCAGGAAATTGAAGTTCGTCTGGAACTGAAACTGATTGCGGATGTGGGTATCGTTGGATTCCCGAACGCGGGCAAGTCCACGCTGATTTCCCGTATTTCTGCAGCAAGACCGAAAATTGCGGATTATCCGTTCACAACCCTGACTCCGAATCTGGGAGTGGTGAAGGCCGGGGATTATTCCTCGTTCGTGGTGGCGGATATTCCGGGACTGGTGAAGGGCGCGCACGCAGGTGTGGGTCTGGGCATTCAGTTCCTGAAACACATTGAACGTACACGTCTGTTCATTCATCTGGTTGATGCATCCGGAATGTCAGGTCGTGATCCTTTAGAGGATTTTACAGATATTAATAACGAACTTAAGATGTACGATGAAAACAATCAGGACAAAGAGGGTTTCTTCCCTCTATCCACGCGTCCTCAATTGGTTGTTTTGAACAAGATCGACACTTTAAGTGAATCTCAGCTGACGAAGCTGAAAAAGCAGTTCAAGGAAGCCAGCGGCAGTGAGCCGTTTGCGATCTCTGCGGTGACTGGCAAAAACATCAAAGAATTTGTTCAGGAACTGGCTCGTCAGATTTTGAAAGAGGAAGAAGAATAA
- the rpmA gene encoding 50S ribosomal protein L27, with product MASKKAGGSTKNGRDSQSKRLGVKRFGGEKVLPGTIIVRQRGTKFHLGNNVKMGRDYTIYSVVEGLVKFERFSKERFKVSVYPKAV from the coding sequence ATGGCAAGTAAGAAGGCCGGTGGTAGTACAAAGAACGGTCGTGATTCACAGAGTAAACGACTGGGTGTAAAAAGATTCGGTGGCGAGAAAGTTCTTCCAGGAACTATCATCGTTCGTCAACGTGGTACTAAGTTCCACTTGGGTAACAACGTAAAAATGGGTCGCGACTACACAATCTATTCTGTAGTTGAAGGTCTTGTTAAATTTGAACGTTTCTCCAAAGAGCGTTTCAAAGTTAGCGTTTATCCTAAAGCTGTTTAA
- the rplU gene encoding 50S ribosomal protein L21, which yields MYAIIRTGGKQYKVQAGDVVQVDKLEQALGAEFEINEVLMVGGESTAVGQPLVKGAKVTVVVTKQAKTRKEIVFKKKRRQGYRKFATHKQEFTELFVKAISFDGKTAKSDEAATVVDVKAVRAEKAQARVTARKERAANKGTAEVVKKAAKKVAKKKVAKKAVKKTVKKATKTGAKKKAAKKTSKKA from the coding sequence ATGTACGCGATTATTCGTACTGGCGGGAAACAATATAAAGTTCAAGCTGGTGACGTAGTTCAGGTGGATAAACTTGAACAAGCACTTGGTGCAGAGTTTGAAATCAACGAAGTTTTGATGGTTGGTGGTGAGTCCACTGCTGTTGGTCAACCTCTTGTTAAAGGTGCGAAAGTAACTGTTGTTGTTACTAAACAAGCTAAGACAAGAAAAGAGATCGTCTTCAAAAAGAAGCGTCGTCAAGGTTACAGAAAGTTCGCAACTCACAAACAAGAGTTCACCGAACTATTTGTTAAAGCAATTTCCTTCGATGGAAAAACTGCTAAATCTGATGAAGCAGCAACTGTTGTTGACGTGAAAGCAGTTCGTGCTGAAAAAGCACAAGCTCGCGTAACCGCTCGTAAAGAGCGCGCAGCGAACAAAGGTACTGCAGAAGTTGTAAAAAAAGCGGCTAAAAAAGTAGCGAAAAAGAAAGTTGCAAAAAAAGCAGTTAAAAAGACTGTTAAAAAAGCGACTAAAACTGGCGCGAAGAAAAAAGCAGCTAAAAAAACTTCTAAGAAAGCTTAA
- a CDS encoding Rne/Rng family ribonuclease codes for MSAEILINVRPQETRVAYVDGGILTDLKIERKTSPTLVGSIHRGTVIRVLPGMQAAFVDIGLEKAAFLYVGDIREDVDDNFLSAVDREEPMDEGDDDKPLSHTNKTPIQDLVKEGQSILVQVSKDPLGTKGARLTTHLSLPGRFVVFLPTVRHLGISRRIEDEGERERLRKLVQKINPSGGVIVRTAGDGASEEMLKADIEYLDRLSKEIFKNYEKKKTPGTLHTELDVELRALRDLMSEDVTSVWVDDVEIHKKVVKFVSQFMPKYKQNIVLYEEKKPLFDLYDIDIEISRSMERKIWLKSGGYIVIDEAEALVVIDVNTGKFVGKKDLEDTILKTNLEAVRETAHQLRVRNCGGIIIIDFIDMEKESHREKVLEALAEELARDRARTNIVSMSQLGLVEMTRKRIRPSLIKTLCEPCSYCEGKGYIKRKSTVANEIFRELERDADMLINKKTNVVIHCHSEVVDWIYEVEGESLEGIEKKLGRSVAFKIEPNYHLEQYEIFFV; via the coding sequence GTGTCCGCAGAAATTCTGATTAACGTTCGACCTCAAGAGACACGTGTAGCCTATGTTGACGGCGGTATCCTGACTGATTTGAAAATTGAACGAAAAACGTCCCCCACTTTGGTCGGGTCCATTCATCGCGGCACGGTGATTCGTGTTCTTCCGGGTATGCAAGCGGCGTTTGTGGATATTGGTCTGGAAAAAGCAGCCTTCCTGTATGTCGGCGATATTCGTGAAGACGTGGATGACAACTTCCTTTCCGCAGTCGACCGTGAAGAGCCGATGGATGAAGGCGATGACGACAAACCTTTAAGTCACACCAATAAAACTCCCATTCAGGATCTGGTGAAAGAAGGCCAGAGCATTCTGGTTCAGGTTTCCAAAGATCCTCTGGGCACCAAGGGCGCGCGCCTGACGACGCACTTGTCACTGCCAGGCCGTTTCGTGGTGTTCCTGCCTACGGTGCGCCACTTGGGTATTTCCCGTCGTATTGAAGATGAAGGCGAACGCGAGCGTCTGCGCAAACTGGTCCAGAAAATCAATCCATCCGGTGGTGTGATCGTAAGAACCGCCGGGGACGGCGCTTCGGAAGAGATGTTGAAAGCCGACATCGAATATCTGGATCGTTTGAGCAAAGAGATTTTCAAAAACTACGAAAAGAAAAAAACTCCGGGCACACTTCACACCGAGCTTGATGTCGAGCTGCGTGCTTTGCGTGATTTGATGAGCGAAGATGTCACCAGCGTATGGGTCGATGACGTTGAGATTCACAAAAAAGTTGTGAAGTTCGTGTCCCAGTTCATGCCGAAGTACAAACAAAACATCGTGCTTTACGAAGAGAAAAAGCCCCTGTTTGACCTGTACGATATCGATATTGAAATTTCCCGCTCTATGGAAAGAAAGATCTGGCTTAAATCCGGTGGTTACATCGTGATTGACGAGGCCGAAGCGCTGGTGGTCATTGACGTGAACACCGGCAAGTTCGTGGGCAAAAAAGATCTGGAAGACACGATCTTAAAAACCAATCTGGAAGCGGTTCGCGAGACCGCGCACCAGCTGCGTGTGCGTAACTGCGGCGGGATCATCATCATCGACTTTATCGATATGGAAAAAGAATCCCATCGCGAAAAAGTTCTGGAAGCTTTGGCTGAAGAACTGGCGCGTGACCGTGCCCGTACCAATATTGTTTCCATGTCCCAGCTGGGTTTGGTGGAAATGACCCGTAAGCGCATTCGCCCAAGCTTGATTAAGACTTTGTGTGAACCCTGCTCTTACTGTGAAGGTAAAGGCTACATCAAACGCAAATCCACGGTGGCAAACGAAATCTTCCGTGAACTTGAGCGTGATGCTGACATGCTGATCAATAAAAAAACCAACGTGGTCATTCATTGTCACAGTGAAGTGGTCGACTGGATCTACGAAGTCGAAGGCGAAAGCCTGGAAGGCATCGAAAAGAAACTGGGCCGCTCTGTCGCGTTTAAAATTGAACCAAATTATCACTTAGAACAATACGAAATCTTCTTCGTATAG
- a CDS encoding type IV pilus twitching motility protein PilT gives MATIDELFKLMVEQGASDLHITSGAAPYLRLHGNMVPLNYRELTNQDVQGLLFEILSEKQKKAFVEKWELDFAYTLPGVGRFRCNIFMQRKGLGAVMRIIPEKIKTAQELGLPPAVMDMIDCDRGLILVTGPTGSGKSTTLAAMIHQINMTREAHIITVEDPIEFVHPNLKSLVNQREVGSHTKSFANALKAALREDPDILLVGELRDLETISLALTAAETGHIVFGTLHTNSAAKTIDRIIDVFPAGQQQQIRTMLAESLRGVVAQTLFSRADGQGRVAAYEIMRNTKAISNLVREGKVHQIPSAMQTGATQGMVLFEKYIEDLVRKGKVSAADAKTFLGQAGGGDTSVQTGMGGAPAGGPRTKVG, from the coding sequence ATGGCAACAATTGATGAATTGTTCAAACTCATGGTGGAACAAGGTGCCTCCGACTTGCATATCACAAGTGGAGCCGCCCCTTATTTGCGCCTGCATGGAAACATGGTTCCATTGAACTATCGTGAGCTCACCAATCAGGACGTGCAGGGACTGCTTTTTGAAATTCTCTCTGAAAAGCAAAAGAAAGCTTTCGTTGAAAAGTGGGAGCTGGATTTCGCCTACACTTTGCCAGGTGTCGGTCGTTTCCGTTGCAATATCTTTATGCAGCGTAAAGGCCTTGGCGCCGTTATGCGTATCATTCCGGAAAAAATCAAAACTGCACAGGAACTGGGACTGCCTCCGGCCGTGATGGACATGATCGATTGCGATCGTGGTCTGATTCTGGTCACCGGTCCGACCGGTTCTGGTAAATCCACAACCTTGGCGGCGATGATTCACCAAATTAACATGACCCGCGAAGCCCACATCATCACCGTGGAAGACCCAATCGAGTTCGTTCACCCGAATTTGAAGTCCCTGGTCAATCAGCGTGAGGTGGGAAGCCACACCAAAAGTTTCGCCAACGCCCTGAAAGCGGCTCTGCGTGAAGATCCGGACATCCTGCTGGTGGGGGAGCTTCGTGACTTGGAAACTATTTCTTTGGCACTGACCGCGGCAGAAACAGGTCATATCGTTTTCGGAACCCTGCACACCAACAGTGCGGCGAAAACCATCGATCGTATCATTGACGTATTCCCTGCCGGTCAACAGCAACAGATCCGCACGATGCTGGCGGAATCCCTGCGTGGAGTTGTCGCCCAGACACTGTTCTCCCGCGCGGATGGACAAGGTCGCGTAGCGGCTTACGAGATCATGAGAAACACCAAAGCCATCTCGAACTTGGTTCGTGAAGGTAAAGTCCACCAGATCCCATCTGCCATGCAGACCGGTGCCACTCAAGGTATGGTTCTGTTTGAAAAGTACATTGAAGATCTGGTTCGTAAGGGTAAAGTTTCCGCAGCCGACGCCAAGACCTTCCTGGGTCAGGCCGGTGGTGGCGACACCAGCGTGCAGACCGGAATGGGTGGCGCACCTGCCGGCGGTCCGCGCACCAAAGTGGGCTAA
- the deoC gene encoding deoxyribose-phosphate aldolase, protein MQLSRYIDHTLLKPEAQTAQIEKLCAEAKEHNFFSVCVNTSYVKTCAELLKDSSVKVCCVVGFPLGAMDTVSKAFETKTAIANGAQEIDMVIQIGALKDRRLDYVRDDIKAVVQAANGHTVKVIIETSLLNQEDKTLACKAALEAGAHFVKTSTGFGGGGATVDDVKLMKSVVGSSMEVKASGGIKDAQQAKAMIDAGATRLGTSSGITIIQGGSVQGGY, encoded by the coding sequence GTGCAACTAAGTCGTTACATTGACCATACTCTTTTAAAGCCCGAAGCCCAAACCGCCCAGATTGAAAAGCTGTGCGCCGAAGCCAAAGAGCATAACTTCTTCTCTGTCTGCGTGAACACGTCCTATGTAAAGACCTGTGCAGAACTTCTGAAAGACTCTTCCGTCAAAGTCTGCTGCGTGGTGGGTTTCCCGCTGGGCGCCATGGATACGGTCAGCAAGGCCTTTGAAACCAAAACCGCCATCGCCAACGGTGCGCAGGAAATCGACATGGTCATTCAAATCGGCGCACTGAAAGACCGTCGTCTGGACTATGTTCGCGACGATATCAAGGCCGTAGTTCAGGCAGCCAACGGTCACACCGTGAAAGTCATCATCGAAACTTCTTTGCTGAATCAGGAAGACAAAACCCTGGCGTGCAAAGCGGCTTTGGAGGCCGGTGCGCATTTCGTAAAAACCTCCACCGGTTTTGGTGGCGGCGGCGCCACGGTGGATGATGTGAAACTGATGAAGTCCGTTGTGGGTTCATCCATGGAAGTCAAAGCTTCCGGCGGCATCAAAGATGCCCAACAAGCAAAAGCAATGATCGACGCTGGAGCCACCCGTCTTGGCACAAGCTCAGGGATCACAATTATTCAAGGCGGCTCTGTACAAGGTGGTTACTAA
- a CDS encoding thymidine phosphorylase encodes MAFLPAEIIKIKRNGGQLSYEEINEFILGYARGQIPDYQMSALLMAIFFRGMNTEETLSLTKAMLHSGEVVDFSSVKEFKVDKHSTGGVGDKTSLILGPIVAAAGIPVPMISGRGLGHTGGTLDKLESIPGFNTQKSLPEFIELVHKHKICFIGQTKEICPADKKIYALRDVTATVESLPLICASIMSKKMAEGIDGLVLDVKFGSGAFMKTSMLAEELAINLMAIAKGYGKKVTALLTNMDQPLGRYAGNSVEVEECVAIMKNEKFIGAGGYDLYEDTRELSLRLSAHMLLLAGVGKNEEESYKIAEDILVSGKAMAKFEELCSIHGGNLKALPKPKHSIEVKSDKAGWVGGFHTESIGVAGILIKAGRAQTTDIIAPTAGIEFHVKVGDEVKVGDTVFTLHGDDKDLLQSALPMLRSAVTISLQKTTKPSLILKTLS; translated from the coding sequence ATGGCTTTTCTTCCTGCTGAAATTATTAAAATCAAACGCAACGGCGGTCAGCTGTCGTATGAAGAAATCAACGAATTCATCCTGGGCTATGCGCGCGGGCAGATTCCTGATTATCAGATGTCAGCTTTGCTGATGGCTATCTTCTTCCGCGGCATGAACACGGAAGAAACTCTTTCTTTGACCAAAGCGATGCTTCACTCTGGTGAAGTTGTGGATTTTTCATCTGTTAAAGAATTCAAAGTGGATAAACATTCCACAGGCGGCGTGGGTGATAAAACCAGTCTGATTCTGGGACCGATTGTGGCGGCCGCGGGCATTCCGGTGCCGATGATTTCCGGCCGTGGCCTGGGTCACACCGGCGGAACTTTGGACAAGCTGGAATCCATTCCGGGATTCAACACTCAAAAGTCCCTGCCTGAATTTATCGAGCTGGTTCACAAACACAAAATCTGTTTCATCGGTCAGACCAAAGAAATCTGCCCGGCCGATAAAAAAATATATGCCCTTCGTGATGTGACCGCGACGGTGGAAAGCCTGCCGCTGATCTGCGCTTCGATCATGTCCAAGAAAATGGCTGAAGGCATCGATGGCCTGGTGCTGGATGTGAAGTTCGGTTCCGGCGCATTTATGAAAACTTCGATGCTAGCGGAAGAACTGGCGATAAATCTGATGGCGATTGCCAAAGGTTACGGCAAAAAAGTCACTGCCTTGCTGACCAATATGGATCAGCCGCTGGGCCGCTATGCGGGTAACTCAGTGGAAGTGGAAGAGTGCGTGGCGATCATGAAGAACGAAAAATTCATCGGCGCTGGTGGCTATGATCTTTACGAAGACACACGCGAACTGAGCCTGCGTCTTTCTGCGCACATGCTGCTATTGGCGGGTGTTGGCAAGAACGAAGAGGAATCCTACAAAATTGCCGAAGACATTCTGGTGTCCGGTAAAGCGATGGCGAAGTTTGAAGAGCTTTGCTCCATCCACGGTGGCAATTTGAAGGCCCTGCCAAAACCGAAACACTCTATCGAAGTCAAATCCGACAAAGCCGGCTGGGTGGGTGGATTCCACACTGAAAGCATTGGCGTTGCGGGCATCCTGATCAAGGCCGGTCGTGCACAAACCACGGACATCATTGCTCCGACGGCGGGCATCGAGTTCCATGTGAAAGTGGGCGATGAAGTGAAGGTGGGCGACACCGTGTTTACATTGCATGGCGACGACAAAGATCTGCTGCAATCTGCTCTGCCGATGCTTCGTTCAGCAGTGACAATTTCCTTGCAAAAGACGACAAAGCCTAGTTTGATACTCAAAACTTTGAGCTAA
- a CDS encoding purine-nucleoside phosphorylase: MVLNKLQESMTYIRTKTSAKPKIGVVLGSGLGAFVKEVEVETTIPYKDIPHFSPPTVEGHSGNLIFGKINGQSIAILQGRNHYYEGHSMESVVFPTRTLAMLGVETLILTNSAGGFGENMQAGDFMVIEDHINLMGTNPLMGPNIKELGPRFPDMTEAYDKRLIQIMEDVMMKQGTRYHKGVYCGVSGPTYETPSEVRYLKLIGGKAVGMSTVPETIAANHLGLRVAALSCITNLAAGISSQKLSHDEVTETAKQVEMQFSSFLREFIAHI, encoded by the coding sequence TTGGTACTCAACAAGCTACAAGAATCCATGACCTATATCCGCACCAAGACTTCGGCAAAACCGAAAATCGGTGTTGTATTGGGATCGGGCCTTGGCGCTTTTGTGAAAGAAGTGGAAGTTGAAACGACCATTCCTTACAAAGACATTCCTCACTTCTCCCCTCCGACTGTCGAAGGACATTCTGGAAATCTGATCTTCGGTAAAATCAATGGCCAATCCATCGCGATCCTTCAGGGTCGCAACCACTACTACGAAGGCCACAGCATGGAAAGTGTTGTGTTCCCGACTCGTACTTTGGCGATGCTGGGTGTGGAAACATTGATTTTGACGAACTCTGCCGGCGGCTTTGGTGAAAACATGCAAGCCGGTGATTTCATGGTCATCGAAGATCACATCAACCTGATGGGCACGAATCCTTTGATGGGTCCGAACATCAAGGAACTGGGCCCTCGCTTCCCGGACATGACTGAAGCTTACGACAAACGCCTGATTCAGATCATGGAAGACGTGATGATGAAGCAGGGCACACGCTATCACAAGGGTGTGTACTGTGGCGTGAGCGGTCCTACTTATGAAACTCCGTCTGAAGTTCGTTACCTGAAACTGATTGGCGGTAAAGCGGTTGGCATGAGCACGGTTCCAGAAACCATCGCGGCCAACCACCTGGGTCTGCGTGTTGCGGCTCTTTCCTGCATCACTAATTTGGCGGCTGGGATTTCTTCTCAGAAGCTTTCCCACGACGAAGTGACAGAGACAGCCAAGCAAGTAGAGATGCAATTCTCCTCGTTTTTGCGCGAGTTCATCGCTCATATCTAA